In the genome of Lathyrus oleraceus cultivar Zhongwan6 chromosome 4, CAAS_Psat_ZW6_1.0, whole genome shotgun sequence, the window GTGGTGTGGTGTGGTGTGGGGGTGGGGTATGTGTGTCTGTGGTGAGGGGGGTGGGGTGTCCTTAATGATAAGCATTGCCACTCCACTCGAGCATAGAATTAGGAAATGAAAGGAAACAAGCATCACAAAAAATGGTCAAAGCTCAGAAAATCTGTGGAAATAAAAGAAGAAAGGATCTGAAACTTCGCATTATTTTATTCCCTTACCATTGGTTCATGAAACTCTTAATAACAACCATTCAAACACTTTCTCAATTACCAGCTTTTAAACTCCCATAATCAACTCCTTTTCAGTTGCTAGTTCCCTAAAACCAACCTCAACACTCAGTACATTCTCGTGACATTGTATCTATATCTATACATTgtattcatatatatatatataactccTTGTTTTTGCAAATCGTGAATACGATGGGGAGAATTTTAATGCAGTATTTGGCTTCGAAAACGGAACCTGTCGTAGCTAGTTTAATAGATTCTGATTTGAATGAACTCAAATTTGCAGCAAAGAAACTTTTCAATGATGCAACTATGTTTGGAGGCATAGGAGCTGGCGTGTCTCCCCTTAGATGGATCGCTTCCTTTGCTGCTATGTAAGATCAAATTAACTCAGAATCATGCGGTCCGAACTAGGGTTTTCAATATAGTTATAAATATATATTTACGTAAGAAAATGTTGATTACAGTTATTTACTGGTTCTGGATCGCACAAACTGGAGAAGCAATATGCTGACTTCATCATTAGTGCCTTACATATTCTTCAGCTTACCTGGTTCTTTGTTTCACTTTTTCCGGTAATGACTAATACTCCCTCTGGTCTTTAATATAAGAAAATTTTGCTTTTTAAATTCATTCAATAATTAATGTATCTCTTTATAttaaaattttcaattttattaTTCAGAGGAGAAGTTGGAAAATGGATTGCGTTCGTGTTGAGACTTTTCTTCAACAAACATTTTCCAGATTGGATGGAGATGCCAGGATCAATGATTCTTCTAGTGGTAGTATCCCCAGACTTGTTTGCTCTAAAGTTTAGGAATAATTGGGTTGGAGTGGCAATTGATCTTTTAATTGGTTGTTACTTGCTACAAGAACATGTGAGAGCTACAGGTGGATTCAGAAATTCTTTCACACAAAGACATGGAATATCTAACACTCTTGGCATCATCTTCCTCATAGTTTACCCTATTTGGGCATTGTTTATCCATTAATTATAAATGCATTATTATACCATATAGTATACTACTATAACAGGAAAATAAGGTGAAAAAATCTTAGTGTAGCTGAACTTCACTATTTTGTTTTTTACAATATGTTAATGCAGAGTTTATTGTAATTTCGTCCTCAAAGTTATATATAATAGAGAACATAATTGTCACTCGGCAATCATGAAGGTTTTCCTACATCAACAATAGGGTGGACAAATATATTTTCCTCACCATGCAAATTCTTTTCTCTATGGGCAAAGATAGAGACATTTTGTATTGATGGTACAAAGTTGAGTTTGTCTTTCAAATGAAAGATTTTAGAAATCAAACTTTTTTTAAAAGTGAAATGTAATACTAACTCCCTTAGCACCAGAATGGTTAGTACTACTTTCTATAGAAACCattaataaaataaaagagagagaATTGATAGTGAGATAATGAATCTTCAAGCCAATGAGACAATGAATTATACCGATGGAAACTTCAA includes:
- the LOC127074504 gene encoding cold-regulated 413 plasma membrane protein 2, whose product is MGRILMQYLASKTEPVVASLIDSDLNELKFAAKKLFNDATMFGGIGAGVSPLRWIASFAAIYLLVLDRTNWRSNMLTSSLVPYIFFSLPGSLFHFFRGEVGKWIAFVLRLFFNKHFPDWMEMPGSMILLVVVSPDLFALKFRNNWVGVAIDLLIGCYLLQEHVRATGGFRNSFTQRHGISNTLGIIFLIVYPIWALFIH